Proteins encoded in a region of the Oscillospiraceae bacterium MB24-C1 genome:
- a CDS encoding tyrosine recombinase XerC, whose translation MPAVLNNKSKYAPFTDCPGPLREFLSYILTIRGLSPRTVDAYYIELRTFLRFLKLYRCNQLSAEDLPETSIIDVSTEMICGITLADIYAYLNFAHTELGNAASARARKISALSSFYKFLSTKTLYITDNPIKNLDRPATKRALPKYLTLDESNGLLEIADLNNNARDYCMLTLFLNCGMRLSELVAINHTDIRDDHTLKLLGKGNKERIVYLNEACLDAINTYLEDSKKIKRKDEALFVGQNGQRLSPRRVQQIIGECLKNAGLSGKGYTPHKLRHTAATLMYQYGNVDVRILKEILGHANLNTTEIYTHVSNQQLEKAADSSPLAQKKRITKNPKDNDSSAE comes from the coding sequence ATGCCGGCTGTTTTAAATAATAAATCTAAATATGCGCCATTCACCGATTGCCCTGGGCCTTTGCGTGAATTTTTATCATATATTTTGACCATTCGGGGTTTATCTCCGCGTACTGTTGATGCATATTATATTGAACTACGTACTTTTTTGCGTTTTCTGAAGCTTTATCGCTGCAATCAACTAAGCGCTGAGGATTTACCTGAAACCTCGATTATCGATGTCTCAACCGAAATGATTTGTGGCATTACACTGGCTGATATTTATGCTTATCTCAATTTTGCCCATACTGAGCTTGGCAACGCTGCTAGTGCGCGTGCGCGAAAAATTTCAGCGCTCAGTTCATTCTACAAGTTTTTATCGACAAAAACGCTTTATATCACCGATAATCCGATAAAAAATTTGGACAGACCTGCGACTAAACGCGCTCTGCCCAAATATCTTACATTAGACGAAAGCAACGGTTTGCTTGAAATTGCTGATTTGAACAATAATGCGCGTGATTATTGTATGTTGACCTTGTTTTTAAACTGTGGCATGCGCCTATCCGAGCTCGTAGCTATCAATCATACAGATATTCGAGACGACCATACGCTAAAGTTGCTCGGTAAAGGCAACAAGGAACGCATCGTTTACCTCAATGAAGCTTGTTTGGATGCAATAAATACCTATCTTGAGGATTCAAAAAAGATTAAACGAAAGGATGAAGCGCTGTTTGTCGGTCAAAACGGTCAGCGGCTTTCACCTCGCCGGGTCCAGCAAATCATTGGCGAGTGCCTTAAAAATGCTGGGTTATCTGGCAAGGGCTATACGCCACACAAGCTGCGCCACACCGCTGCAACATTAATGTATCAATACGGTAATGTAGATGTTCGGATACTAAAAGAAATTTTGGGGCACGCCAATTTGAATACAACTGAAATTTATACGCATGTTTCAAACCAACAGCTTGAAAAAGCGGCGGATAGCTCTCCCCTCGCGCAAAAGAAGCGCATTACAAAGAACCCTAAGGACAATGATTCTTCAGCGGAATAG
- a CDS encoding helix-turn-helix transcriptional regulator encodes MAKTHLDRLKDLREDSDKTQEEIGAYLGTTKQYYQKYEKGIRPLPIKHLISLANLYKTSTDYILGITNEQKPYPRA; translated from the coding sequence ATGGCGAAAACACATCTAGACAGATTAAAAGATTTAAGGGAAGACAGCGATAAAACCCAAGAAGAAATAGGGGCATATTTAGGCACCACAAAACAATATTATCAAAAATACGAAAAAGGAATTAGACCCCTGCCAATTAAGCATTTAATAAGTCTTGCAAACCTATATAAGACATCAACAGATTACATTCTGGGCATTACAAACGAACAAAAACCATACCCCCGCGCATAG
- the radA gene encoding DNA repair protein RadA, which produces MAQKIKQVYTCSECGYESVKWLGKCPDCGSWNTMNEEIKTLTPQKRSDSIATHAAPAAVSSLNAVESGEEIRYVTGITELDRVLGGGMVPGSVVLISGDPGIGKSTLLLQMCQPLSSMLKVLYITGEESVRQIKLRAIRLGVSNDGMYICASTDLGQILATIEQCRPDLVIVDSIQTISHAGLSSSSGSVTQVRECTQQLTRAAKDREIPLFLVGHVNKDGAIAGPKVLEHMVDAVLYFEGERNLSYRILRAIKNRFGSTNEIGVFEMTDQGLEEVDNPSVLLLSGRPEHTSGTCVTAVIEGTRPILAEIQALVSKSSYPVPKRSTNGFDFNRAAMLLAVLEKRCGYFFGTLDVYINVVGGLRLDEPSADLSVVLALISNLLDKPVDESLAAFGEVGLAGEIRTVSRAQQRVGEAYRLGFRQIILPQQNAESINPENYPGLKLITVKSVGDLRRLFA; this is translated from the coding sequence ATGGCACAAAAAATTAAACAGGTGTATACCTGCTCAGAATGCGGCTATGAAAGCGTAAAATGGCTGGGTAAATGCCCCGATTGCGGCAGTTGGAACACCATGAATGAAGAAATCAAGACATTGACACCCCAAAAAAGATCTGACAGCATAGCCACACATGCGGCTCCTGCTGCTGTTTCGTCCCTAAATGCCGTTGAATCGGGCGAGGAAATCCGGTATGTGACAGGAATCACAGAGCTTGATCGCGTATTGGGCGGGGGAATGGTACCGGGTTCGGTGGTACTTATCAGTGGCGACCCAGGCATCGGCAAATCCACATTACTTTTGCAGATGTGTCAGCCGCTCTCTTCCATGCTAAAGGTGCTATACATCACCGGAGAGGAAAGTGTACGGCAAATTAAACTGCGCGCCATACGCCTGGGCGTCAGCAATGACGGCATGTACATCTGCGCCAGTACCGATCTTGGGCAGATTCTGGCGACAATAGAGCAATGTAGGCCAGACCTTGTCATCGTCGATTCGATACAAACCATCAGCCATGCCGGGCTTTCATCGTCATCGGGCAGTGTTACACAGGTCAGAGAATGTACACAGCAGCTCACCCGTGCCGCAAAGGACAGAGAGATACCACTGTTTTTGGTCGGACATGTCAATAAGGATGGCGCAATTGCGGGGCCCAAAGTTTTAGAGCATATGGTTGATGCCGTTTTGTATTTTGAGGGAGAGCGCAATCTTTCTTACCGCATTTTGCGCGCGATCAAAAATCGGTTCGGTTCCACCAATGAAATTGGCGTGTTTGAAATGACTGATCAAGGCCTTGAAGAGGTGGACAACCCTTCGGTTTTATTGCTTTCCGGTCGGCCAGAGCATACCTCTGGTACCTGTGTAACCGCTGTCATTGAGGGAACCCGGCCTATTTTGGCCGAAATTCAAGCACTGGTTAGCAAAAGCAGCTACCCGGTGCCCAAGCGAAGCACCAACGGCTTTGACTTTAATCGCGCGGCCATGCTTTTAGCTGTTCTTGAAAAACGCTGTGGCTATTTTTTTGGTACGTTGGATGTGTACATAAATGTTGTTGGAGGATTAAGGCTCGATGAACCTTCGGCCGATTTATCGGTTGTGCTGGCGTTGATTTCAAACCTTTTGGACAAGCCGGTCGATGAGTCGTTGGCTGCATTTGGCGAGGTGGGACTTGCGGGTGAAATTCGCACCGTCAGTCGCGCACAACAGAGGGTAGGGGAAGCGTATCGACTTGGTTTTAGGCAGATTATTCTTCCTCAACAGAATGCTGAAAGCATCAACCCCGAAAACTACCCAGGACTAAAACTTATCACTGTCAAGAGTGTTGGTGATTTGCGCCGGTTGTTCGCATGA
- a CDS encoding N-acetylmuramoyl-L-alanine amidase, producing MRKKLFFCIALSALLAFACGLGIYSVTRVMNSLHTPSSPIIIIDAGHGGMDGGATGVSGVLEKDINLSIARKLYSLAQLDGYEAIMVRSTDQSVHEKGISGVRKQKVSDIHQRLALAKQYPDAIFISIHQNYFPQQSSWGTQVFYSTENEQSRVLAQKIQDNIREALQLDNKREIKAAGKNLYLLSHMDNPAVMVECGFISNPEDCQRLLQADYQQQLAFKILQSVTELHMKTETEGEVVNGTKN from the coding sequence ATGCGTAAAAAATTATTTTTTTGCATCGCGCTAAGCGCTTTATTAGCTTTTGCCTGTGGTTTGGGGATTTATTCTGTGACTAGGGTGATGAACAGTTTACATACACCAAGTTCTCCAATCATTATTATTGATGCGGGACATGGGGGCATGGACGGCGGTGCGACAGGTGTCAGCGGCGTCTTGGAAAAAGATATTAATCTGTCCATTGCCAGAAAGCTTTATAGTCTGGCGCAGTTGGATGGCTATGAGGCCATCATGGTGCGCAGCACCGATCAATCAGTACATGAAAAAGGAATCAGCGGGGTGCGCAAGCAAAAGGTGTCAGACATCCATCAACGGTTGGCGCTGGCCAAACAATATCCTGATGCAATTTTCATAAGCATACACCAAAACTACTTTCCGCAGCAATCCTCCTGGGGAACGCAGGTATTTTATAGCACCGAAAATGAACAAAGTCGGGTACTGGCTCAAAAGATACAGGATAATATCCGAGAGGCGCTACAACTGGATAATAAACGGGAAATAAAAGCTGCGGGCAAAAATTTATATCTGCTTAGTCATATGGATAATCCGGCCGTGATGGTCGAGTGTGGTTTTATTTCTAATCCAGAGGATTGTCAACGCCTACTGCAAGCGGATTACCAGCAACAGTTGGCGTTTAAAATATTGCAGTCAGTCACAGAGCTGCATATGAAAACCGAAACAGAAGGGGAAGTTGTCAATGGCACAAAAAATTAA
- a CDS encoding helix-hairpin-helix domain-containing protein, which yields MVAEQQKRQKRWLFFILFYCLGLLLVLIIIMLWENRLFEHGVTTDVYAQLPSASEVYLVNLNHATTEELQELPKIGPVLAGEIIAYREAHGGFSEKEELLQVKGIGQVIYDTICNRVTI from the coding sequence ATGGTAGCAGAACAGCAAAAGCGACAAAAACGCTGGCTTTTCTTTATTCTGTTTTACTGTCTGGGTCTGCTCCTTGTTTTGATAATTATCATGTTGTGGGAAAATCGACTCTTTGAACACGGCGTCACTACCGATGTGTACGCACAGCTGCCATCGGCTTCGGAAGTTTATTTGGTTAACCTGAACCACGCTACGACCGAAGAGTTGCAGGAACTACCCAAGATTGGTCCTGTATTGGCTGGTGAAATTATTGCCTATCGCGAGGCGCACGGCGGATTTTCCGAAAAGGAAGAACTGCTTCAGGTCAAGGGTATTGGTCAGGTGATTTACGATACTATTTGCAATCGGGTTACCATATAG